The proteins below are encoded in one region of Tachypleus tridentatus isolate NWPU-2018 chromosome 4, ASM421037v1, whole genome shotgun sequence:
- the LOC143248297 gene encoding uncharacterized protein LOC143248297 isoform X4 translates to MLWETFERGRIISWYHPRFNTNSLFYKYRHSYLITGKISEHHISLLEPAIPTVLGFAAKPALSTAYSFHLLDVHPKIIVNMMKRQLILLLLLWPISCTVGIEEDELSLITNTWKTNTEKRNISRHLIVFISSSLFSQPGGVRNRFQKYYLTVVILIAVSHLFSSAAAWRKIG, encoded by the exons ATGCTCTGGGAGACCTTCGAACGTGGGAGGATCATCTCGTGGTACCACCCCCGTTTCAACACGAATAGCCTTTTTTATAAATATCGCCATTCGTATTTAATCACGGGGAAAATTTCGGAGCATCACATATCGCTGCTAGAACCAGCCATCCCGACAGTTTTAGGTTTCGCAGCCAAACCTGCTCTTTCAACCGCCTACAGCTTCCATCTCCTAGAC GTTCACCCCAAAATAATTGTGAACATGATGAAAAGGCAATTAATTCTTCTTTTGCTATTATGGCCAATCTCCTGCACAGTTG GTATCGAAGAGGATGAACTTTCTCTTATAACGAACACCTGGAAAACGAACACTGAAAAACGAAACA tatCCAGACACTTGATTGTTTTTATATCGAGTTCATTATTTTCACAGCCTGGTGGAGTAAGAAATCGGTTCCAGAAGTACTATCTAACT GTTGTTATATTGATAGCTGTGTCCCATCTTTTCTCGAGTGCTGCCGCCTGGCGGAAAATCGGCTGA
- the LOC143248297 gene encoding uncharacterized protein LOC143248297 isoform X1 has protein sequence MLWETFERGRIISWYHPRFNTNSLFYKYRHSYLITGKISEHHISLLEPAIPTVLGFAAKPALSTAYSFHLLDVHPKIIVNMMKRQLILLLLLWPISCTVGIEEDELSLITNTWKTNTEKRNTWWSKKSVPEVLSNLDMFNEDSSLCSSVVNAVGCYIDSCVPSFLECCRLAENRLTFLRCKQTHRNCIVSCFRDSKKLLAYANALH, from the exons ATGCTCTGGGAGACCTTCGAACGTGGGAGGATCATCTCGTGGTACCACCCCCGTTTCAACACGAATAGCCTTTTTTATAAATATCGCCATTCGTATTTAATCACGGGGAAAATTTCGGAGCATCACATATCGCTGCTAGAACCAGCCATCCCGACAGTTTTAGGTTTCGCAGCCAAACCTGCTCTTTCAACCGCCTACAGCTTCCATCTCCTAGAC GTTCACCCCAAAATAATTGTGAACATGATGAAAAGGCAATTAATTCTTCTTTTGCTATTATGGCCAATCTCCTGCACAGTTG GTATCGAAGAGGATGAACTTTCTCTTATAACGAACACCTGGAAAACGAACACTGAAAAACGAAACA CCTGGTGGAGTAAGAAATCGGTTCCAGAAGTACTATCTAACT TGGACATGTTTAACGAAGACAGCAGCTTATGTTCAAGTGTTGTGAATGCAGTCG GTTGTTATATTGATAGCTGTGTCCCATCTTTTCTCGAGTGCTGCCGCCTGGCGGAAAATCGGCTGACTTTTCTCCGCTGTAAGCAGACTCACCGAAATTGTATTGTTAGCTGTTTTCGAGACTCGAAGAAACTCTTAGCTTATGCAAATGCACTTCATTGA
- the LOC143248297 gene encoding uncharacterized protein LOC143248297 isoform X3 gives MLWETFERGRIISWYHPRFNTNSLFYKYRHSYLITGKISEHHISLLEPAIPTVLGFAAKPALSTAYSFHLLDVHPKIIVNMMKRQLILLLLLWPISCTVGIEEDELSLITNTWKTNTEKRNTWWSKKSVPEVLSNCCYIDSCVPSFLECCRLAENRLTFLRCKQTHRNCIVSCFRDSKKLLAYANALH, from the exons ATGCTCTGGGAGACCTTCGAACGTGGGAGGATCATCTCGTGGTACCACCCCCGTTTCAACACGAATAGCCTTTTTTATAAATATCGCCATTCGTATTTAATCACGGGGAAAATTTCGGAGCATCACATATCGCTGCTAGAACCAGCCATCCCGACAGTTTTAGGTTTCGCAGCCAAACCTGCTCTTTCAACCGCCTACAGCTTCCATCTCCTAGAC GTTCACCCCAAAATAATTGTGAACATGATGAAAAGGCAATTAATTCTTCTTTTGCTATTATGGCCAATCTCCTGCACAGTTG GTATCGAAGAGGATGAACTTTCTCTTATAACGAACACCTGGAAAACGAACACTGAAAAACGAAACA CCTGGTGGAGTAAGAAATCGGTTCCAGAAGTACTATCTAACT GTTGTTATATTGATAGCTGTGTCCCATCTTTTCTCGAGTGCTGCCGCCTGGCGGAAAATCGGCTGACTTTTCTCCGCTGTAAGCAGACTCACCGAAATTGTATTGTTAGCTGTTTTCGAGACTCGAAGAAACTCTTAGCTTATGCAAATGCACTTCATTGA
- the LOC143248297 gene encoding uncharacterized protein LOC143248297 isoform X2, whose amino-acid sequence MLWETFERGRIISWYHPRFNTNSLFYKYRHSYLITGKISEHHISLLEPAIPTVLGFAAKPALSTAYSFHLLDVHPKIIVNMMKRQLILLLLLWPISCTVGIEEDELSLITNTWKTNTEKRNMDMFNEDSSLCSSVVNAVGCYIDSCVPSFLECCRLAENRLTFLRCKQTHRNCIVSCFRDSKKLLAYANALH is encoded by the exons ATGCTCTGGGAGACCTTCGAACGTGGGAGGATCATCTCGTGGTACCACCCCCGTTTCAACACGAATAGCCTTTTTTATAAATATCGCCATTCGTATTTAATCACGGGGAAAATTTCGGAGCATCACATATCGCTGCTAGAACCAGCCATCCCGACAGTTTTAGGTTTCGCAGCCAAACCTGCTCTTTCAACCGCCTACAGCTTCCATCTCCTAGAC GTTCACCCCAAAATAATTGTGAACATGATGAAAAGGCAATTAATTCTTCTTTTGCTATTATGGCCAATCTCCTGCACAGTTG GTATCGAAGAGGATGAACTTTCTCTTATAACGAACACCTGGAAAACGAACACTGAAAAACGAAACA TGGACATGTTTAACGAAGACAGCAGCTTATGTTCAAGTGTTGTGAATGCAGTCG GTTGTTATATTGATAGCTGTGTCCCATCTTTTCTCGAGTGCTGCCGCCTGGCGGAAAATCGGCTGACTTTTCTCCGCTGTAAGCAGACTCACCGAAATTGTATTGTTAGCTGTTTTCGAGACTCGAAGAAACTCTTAGCTTATGCAAATGCACTTCATTGA
- the LOC143248297 gene encoding uncharacterized protein LOC143248297 isoform X5 yields MLWETFERGRIISWYHPRFNTNSLFYKYRHSYLITGKISEHHISLLEPAIPTVLGFAAKPALSTAYSFHLLDVHPKIIVNMMKRQLILLLLLWPISCTVGIEEDELSLITNTWKTNTEKRNISRHLIVFISSSLFSQPGGVRNRFQKYYLTWTCLTKTAAYVQVL; encoded by the exons ATGCTCTGGGAGACCTTCGAACGTGGGAGGATCATCTCGTGGTACCACCCCCGTTTCAACACGAATAGCCTTTTTTATAAATATCGCCATTCGTATTTAATCACGGGGAAAATTTCGGAGCATCACATATCGCTGCTAGAACCAGCCATCCCGACAGTTTTAGGTTTCGCAGCCAAACCTGCTCTTTCAACCGCCTACAGCTTCCATCTCCTAGAC GTTCACCCCAAAATAATTGTGAACATGATGAAAAGGCAATTAATTCTTCTTTTGCTATTATGGCCAATCTCCTGCACAGTTG GTATCGAAGAGGATGAACTTTCTCTTATAACGAACACCTGGAAAACGAACACTGAAAAACGAAACA tatCCAGACACTTGATTGTTTTTATATCGAGTTCATTATTTTCACAGCCTGGTGGAGTAAGAAATCGGTTCCAGAAGTACTATCTAACT TGGACATGTTTAACGAAGACAGCAGCTTATGTTCAAGTGTTGTGA